One genomic window of Mycolicibacterium neoaurum includes the following:
- a CDS encoding DUF222 domain-containing protein, whose protein sequence is MLANGVSDREAVLAAFDAYDSACAQLAALDVTRLSPADLLTLQSRREHRARTTAVLDHRIMAALQAQSTPKDIGARTWAQILTIRLRISEAEAARRLRDAADLGPRHSLDGRLLGPALPACAAALAEGTINLDHVQEIRTAVERAGRYAERHRCEELEADLVAAAAGITPRTLREVADYALCALNPDGDGPDIAAHERGISLGRQDADGLIRISGWVDPELGAYLKTVNQVWGAPGVNNPADEEPVSNPSPNPLDDTDGLPAPAPTVPSEPDTPTIAPTDEPFEQRRTALDAALAEPSPAPVPIEELQGRRAALDVEPGSAAARDTRGASQRYHDALKAVVRNALMSKELGQHNGLPVTVVVSTTLAELHDAAGIAHTSVGTRMPMRDLIRLAAHAHHYLLIYREHTAEPLYLARSKRLASKAQRLVMISRDRGCTMPNCPVSGAGCQGMHAEQDWSAGGQTDITGLGLGCAADNQLAFDTGWTTSIGPDGRVHWHPPPLLDTGQDTVNHYHHPEELLRPREDDSGEEP, encoded by the coding sequence ATGCTAGCGAATGGGGTGTCGGATCGAGAGGCTGTGCTGGCGGCCTTCGATGCCTACGATTCCGCATGCGCGCAACTCGCCGCCCTCGATGTCACACGGCTGTCGCCGGCGGATCTGTTGACCCTGCAATCCCGGCGCGAGCACCGCGCCCGCACCACCGCCGTGCTCGACCACCGCATCATGGCCGCGCTGCAGGCCCAGAGCACGCCCAAGGACATCGGTGCGCGTACGTGGGCGCAGATCCTGACCATCCGGCTGCGGATCTCTGAGGCCGAGGCCGCCCGCCGGTTGCGTGACGCTGCCGATCTCGGGCCCCGCCACAGCCTTGACGGCCGACTGCTGGGGCCGGCCCTACCGGCATGTGCCGCGGCATTGGCCGAGGGCACCATCAACCTAGATCATGTGCAGGAGATCAGGACCGCGGTCGAGCGGGCGGGCCGATACGCAGAACGGCACCGGTGCGAGGAGCTGGAGGCGGATCTGGTTGCGGCGGCGGCCGGGATCACTCCGCGCACCTTGCGGGAGGTCGCCGACTACGCGCTCTGCGCGCTCAACCCCGATGGCGATGGTCCCGATATCGCTGCTCATGAGCGCGGGATCAGCTTGGGCCGCCAGGACGCCGACGGGTTGATCCGCATCTCGGGGTGGGTCGATCCGGAACTGGGCGCCTATCTCAAGACGGTGAATCAGGTGTGGGGCGCTCCGGGGGTCAACAATCCCGCCGACGAAGAGCCGGTTTCCAACCCCTCACCGAACCCGTTGGACGATACCGACGGTCTGCCCGCACCGGCACCGACTGTGCCCAGTGAGCCCGATACGCCGACCATTGCGCCCACGGACGAACCCTTCGAGCAGCGCCGTACCGCTTTGGACGCGGCGCTGGCTGAGCCGAGTCCCGCGCCGGTACCGATCGAGGAATTGCAGGGGCGCCGCGCCGCACTGGATGTCGAGCCCGGCAGTGCGGCCGCTCGTGACACCCGCGGTGCCTCCCAGCGCTATCACGATGCACTCAAGGCGGTCGTTCGAAACGCGTTGATGTCCAAGGAATTGGGCCAGCACAACGGGTTACCGGTCACGGTGGTGGTGTCCACCACGTTGGCCGAACTGCACGACGCGGCAGGTATCGCGCACACTTCGGTGGGCACCAGGATGCCGATGCGCGACCTCATCCGGCTCGCCGCGCATGCGCACCACTACCTGCTGATCTACCGCGAGCACACCGCCGAGCCGCTCTACCTCGCCCGCTCCAAACGCCTGGCATCCAAGGCCCAACGGCTGGTCATGATCAGTCGTGACCGGGGTTGCACCATGCCCAACTGCCCGGTCAGCGGTGCGGGTTGCCAGGGCATGCACGCCGAACAAGACTGGAGCGCAGGCGGGCAGACCGATATCACCGGACTCGGATTGGGTTGTGCCGCCGATAATCAGTTGGCGTTCGACACCGGGTGGACCACCAGCATCGGTCCGGACGGCCGCGTGCACTGGCATCCGCCGCCATTGCTCGACACGGGGCAGGACACCGTCAACCACTACCACCACCCCGAAGAACTCCTCAGACCTCGCGAGGACGACTCCGGCGAGGAGCCGTAG